The proteins below come from a single Mya arenaria isolate MELC-2E11 chromosome 8, ASM2691426v1 genomic window:
- the LOC128244370 gene encoding uncharacterized protein LOC128244370 yields MTSPIGNFQQPFAYGMQQSPGMFQPAPPAPSTPPSWAIQIMEDIKSIKTSLPNIEKTVNTINLKISDMDIKINNLESKVTEVETPCSFISNEFEKQKNEVNEAKIEIRKLQQTCGDLKNQSHEFEIQKDQMNDKLLDLESRSMRDNLIFYGIQEHGPEENCDTLVKDFIASKLGIETKDLLFDRIHRLGSNKAPKPRPIVGKFHYYTDREKIRQKSYDEGVKKQLKEARQGVGVQRPQQTRDARKALFDIIKAEESNGKTVRLAGNKLYVNGNLFKTYVNGKVCDPPSYNAHGQN; encoded by the coding sequence atgACCTCTCCTATTGGAAACTTCCAACAACCGTTCGCCTATGGTATGCAGCAGTCACCAGGGATGTTTCAGCCAGCACCCCCGGCGCCGTCAACGCCGCCAAGTTGGGCTATACAGATCATGGAAGATATTAAATCCATTAAAACTTCacttccgaatattgaaaagaCAGTTAATACCATCAATCTCAAAATATCGGACATGGATATTAAAATCAACAATCTAGAGTCAAAGGTTACGGAAGTAGAAACACCATGCAGCTTTATCAGTAATGAgtttgaaaaacagaaaaatgaagTGAACGAGGCAAAAATTGAAATTAGAAAATTGCAACAAACATGTGGTGACTTAAAAAATCAATCGCACGAATTTGAAATCCAAAAAGATCAAATGAATGACAAGCTCTTAGACTTAGAATCAAGATCAATGCGGGATAATTTGATTTTCTACGGAATACAGGAACATGGTCCCGAGGAAAACTGTGACACTCTTGTAAAGGATTTTATAGCCTCTAAACTCGGCATTGAAACAAAAGACTTGTTATTTGACCGCATACATAGATTAGGTTCAAATAAAGCACCAAAACCCCGACCGATCGTCGGTAAGTTTCACTATTACACCGACAGAGAAAAGATACGACAAAAATCGTACGACGAAGGCgtaaaaaaacaactcaaaGAGGCCAGGCAGGGGGTCGGTGTTCAGAGACCGCAACAGACCAGGGATGCCAGGAAAGCGTTATTTGATATCATCAAAGCCGAAGAATCAAACGGGAAAACTGTAAGGCTTGCTGGAAATAAACTTTACGTAAACGGCAACCTCTTCAAGACATACGTCAACGGGAAAGTATGCGATCCTCCAAGTTACAACGCACACGGCCAGAACTAG